The DNA sequence aaacatggatgggctgccccctgcaggcccccGACTGAGGATGGAGTCAgacaccagggcatgtgccctcgtAGGGAATGGAACCTGGGCCTCCCGGTGCGTGGGCCACCCTCACCCATGAGCCACAGCGGCAGGCTGGACAGAGGGTGTTCTGTCTTCATTACATAAGCAGCAGGCGGGCAGGAAGCCCGGAGCAGAGGCCTCACTACTTGTTAGtgttggatgaatggatggatggatggatggatggatggacggatggatggatgaatgaatgaatggatggatggatggatggatggatggattggtgaatgaatgaatgaatgaatgggtggatggatggatggatggatggatggattggtgAATGCGGGGACCAGGTTCCTTACTGCTGAcctgagacaggaaggaaggtTGACTCTGTGCATGGGGAGTCCGGGACGTCTCCGAATAGAGCCACTTTACCCCTAATCAGATCTCCACCAGCCGCTGCGGGATTATCGGTGATGAGGCAATTGTCCAGATGGTCTTGAGGAGCAGCTGAAGGACGGGCAGGAACAGCCTGTGCTCCCTGTGGACGGTCTGAGTTCCGAGTCACAGCTGTTCTCTGGGGTGAACTGaaacccaccctcctcctccattcATTGTACAGTCACACCCATCCCCCCTCCATTCATTGTACAGTCACACCCCATTTCCACGGGGGCCCCGTCCTCAGGGCTCCCCTGCTCCCACCGTCAGGCTGACACCAGGATGGGCGCAGGCTGAGCCTCTCCCCTGGGTCAGGAAGCTGGTCCCTCCCTGATGGAACCGCCACGGTCCTTCCTACGGGGCCCAGGGATGTTCGGCCTGGAGCCTGTCCCCTGTGAGCTGTGCTGACGCTGCTCAGAGTCCTGGGATCCCTAATGTCCACGCGGCCCCACAGGAGACCATGATGTGCTTCCTTAGCCACCCAGAGTCCTGCGCTTTGGTGACTCACTGTATAACCACTAGCTCTCCTCCCCCTCCgcattcccttcccctttcttcttgttctccctcctcttcctcttcttcctccacttctgcttctgcttcttttTTTGAGGTTTTACCCTGGAAAGAATTATTCTTGACATACAAACAGGATTTAGAGAAAGTAATAATTAGGACAGACAGAGAGATACCCTCAGAATCTAAAAGTGAGAAAGAACCAGAACAAATGGGAAATTGggtgaaataacaaaaataaaaatttaaaaatattagaaaaaatgaaGGATCACATGCCCAGAAAGACATGGACAAATCCCAGTTATACAGTGGATTTTCACAGGGTGAGGGTGCGATCAACAACACTCACAGAACATTCCAGTCCTCAGCGGACACTCTTCAGTTTTATTTGTTCATAACCTACCCCAGCCCGACTCACTAAGATTTTGGTTTTTGCACCACAGGTGAGTTCCATCAGCTTTTGAGGGAAGGAATGTCACAGGGgcctcctccctgcacctgctCTCTCTCCACATCATGTCCCCCCTCCTCGCACTGGCTCTTGTGGTCGTAGGGTATCCACTCTCAGGGCTGCAGGGTTCTGTCCTATGAACACACACTTCTCCGCTACTGCTCATGTGCATTTGTCTTATATGCAGATTTTGCAAATTGTGCAGCAATGAACAaattcttcatacgttttgagtGTCTTCATATGTATGAGTGTCTACTGGGGATATaaccaggagtggaattgctggggcaTTGGGTGTGGTGAGTACTGCCAAATGCTTTATGTATCGACTGCTGCCAACGCATTTTCAAAGTATTTGAAACGACTTCCTCTCCCACCAGGAATACATGACAGATACAATGATTCCAACTTCGTGCTAACAATTGACTTTGTCTCACTCTTTCATTTTTGCTCTCCTGGGAGGTGGGCACCAATATCACATTGTGGCTGAACGTGAGTTTCCCCTCTGACTAAACTGTTGGGCAATTTCCATCAATGTGTGGACCATGTACCATCCTCACCAGGAGGATGGACTGGACTCTTGTTCATGAGGGGGTGGACTCTAGTAAGGTGCCAGCGTCCTTAACTACTGGGGCACTTTGGCTATTAATGGATCTGTGGGCAGAGACCTGTGGGATGAGAGAATGTGCCTGGTCTttgcccctggctcctggcactgAGCCCCTAAACCCTGGGCACCTCCTGAGTGACAGGTGTCTTTGGGACGCTGATGAGGTGGCTCTTGGCTGAGGGGCCTGGAGGCTTCAGGGTGGGGGATGGTCCCCAGAAAGACCAAGCTGGTCAGAGGGCTGGAACGTTCCGGCCCTAGAAGGAGGCGGAGCAGGAGGAGCCTGAACACCCATCTCTCCTCACCACAGAGTCCTgggtgcagggaccctgggcctgCGGGGCACTGACGGCAAAAATGAGCCCCGATACTGTCAGACGGGGACGCCCAGAGAATGAGACCACAACTCCCACATGGAAACAGTAACAGGCATAGTGTCCACAAGAGCAAAGAAGCAACGAACACCCAGAAGATGGGTGCTGGGCACATCCAGGCCGAGCCCAGGCTGACCTGCCCCAGGAAGCTCGCTGTCCAGGGTCCTGGAGATGCGCTGCATTAGGACAGGAGATAAGGCCTCCTACATGTCTGAGTTCCTGTGACCACAGGTCCTGGTGGGACTGCGTTCTACTGAAGGGACAAGGTCAGAAGAGCAGAGAGGTGACCTGGCCGAGGAGTGACCACGTCAAAGCCCACGATGCACTGAGCACCTCCTGGGCACAGGCCCGGACTATGCTCAGTCTTCCAAACCTCTCCTGTCCACACCGGGGACAGCTCAGCACAGCAAACACATGAGCTCTGGAAAGTTCTTGGTGTTTAATTTATTTCCTCTCAAAATTTAGAGTCTTCTCCTTTAATTTACCCACCAACCCCTCTTGGCAAGAAATGAACAAAGTTACCCCCAGAACCTAATTTCAATGCGGAAGGAACAGCTTGCAGCTCAGAGCATAAGGAAGTGAAGACAGCGATAGTGAGGGCCCAGCCCGCATCTGCAGGACCAGAAAATGTgggagcagggcggggccagcccccCCATCAGAGGTTCCTGAGTCAGGAAGTGGGAGCGTGGACACACCTTCCATCACTCAGTCCCCACAAGGCAGCTCCTCACGCTGTGGAGGACAATCATCATGAGCAGATCCAGGGCAGTGGCTGGAACTGGTGACATTCTCAAACCCACTTCATGCTCACAGtgccccacagactccccaccgcccaggcctccctctgcccacccctccccacggcagGTCTCACCTTTAGAGGCCCAGAGAGACACATCAGAGCCCTGGGCGCTGTCACCGCCTGTGTGGGGACACACCAGGACGGGGTCAGAGCCCAGGACAGGAGACTAAGGAGGAACTATGGGGGAGGGGTCACCATGGGCTCCCTTCTGCACTGTCACGGGGACTCAGGGGTCACCCCTCCATACTCACTGGCAGCCTTAGCGCAGCTCCCTCCTTTTCCACCTGCTGGAAGAAAACATCCCGTGAgagaccagggaggaggcagggccaggaggtcCTAAAGGGAGCCCTAGTCCTTAGCCCGGAGAAGTTTCCAGAACCCTGTGTACAGACCCACGGCAGGACCAGGAAACCTGAGGGAAGTACACGTGTGGGGATGGACCCACCGCCCGCCTGGAGGTTTGTGCTCAGCAGGGACCTGCCCTCTgacctggggctgctgggaacGGGGTCTCACCAGCAGCATCATCAGGGGATAAGTGGTCCCTCATTCCCCACGGGCCTCACTGAGGAGTAAGTGTGAGCACAGAGCCCCACACTGGCTATCACACGCATGGGGACGGCACTTCCCGTGAATGAGGCGGGACACACAACTACCTGGGCTTGAACCCCCAGTGGGACAGACACtcagaccccacccctgcccacctgagcgCCTCCTCCCCCACATCACAGCTCCAGCCACAGCTCCCAGCAGAACCAGGCCCCCAGCGATGCCCAGGATGATGGAGATGAAGGTCTGAGGAGGCGGCtctggggggagaagggaagggagggtgagggccctgaccccaggcctcagccccgaCCCCACTGAGGTCCCCCAGGGCCCCTGTTGCCCTGAGAAGGGGCTCTGTGCCCACggccctcctcaccccatctcaGGGTCAGGGGCTCGGGCAGCCCCTCGTGCTGCACATGGCACGTGTATCTCTGCTCCTCGCCAGGGGGCACCTCCACGGCCGCCCACTTCTGGAAGGTGCcgtcccccgcaggcctggtctccaccagCTCCATGTCCTGGGTCTGGTCCTCCCCGTCACGCTGCCAGGTCAGGCTGATGTCCGCAGGGTAGAAGCCCCGCGCCCAGCACCTCAGGGTGACCTCACGGGCAGAGACGGGGTGGTGGGTCACGTGTGCCTTTGGAGGGTCTGAGGGGAGGGGACAAAATGCAGGAACTCTGCATCCGCCATGGGACACTCCAGCAGCGCCCATGTGACCATCCTGAGAGTGGACAGacacctgggtgggggagggagcacacagcacacacaccagTCTGGACAGAGGCACCTGGAAGGACCTCCTAGTCTTTAGAAAGTTCTAGAATCAGAGAGacacagcccagggcaggaggcaggtctctgaggggagaaaagggatttGTGGTCCTGACCTGGGTGGAGGCCACGTGACTCAGAAAAGCGGGGGTCAGGCCtcagacacggggggggggggcagtgcacAAGGCCTGAGAGAGGAGGTCCCCGTGGGTCCCAGAGCCCCTGCAGGGCTCATGGGAACCGCTGATGGGTCATTTCAGGGGATCTCCCTGCACTCCAGGAGAGCCTGCACCCCTACCTGTCCCTTAGAGGAGGGGGTCCCTCTGGAACCTGACCTGGACATCCAGGAGgaccccctccctgaccccaagAAGGGGTGTCTGACACTGACCCCCTGTCCTGTCTCATTGTAGGAGCCCCAGCCATTGGGAGAAGGGGGGCGGCCCCAGGGCCCCTGGTACCTGCGCGCAGCAGGGTCTCCTTCCCTTTGTCCAGGTGAATGAGGAGCCACTTCACACAGTCCCCCTCCAGGtagctcctctttctctctaacgCACTGGACGCCTCCCACTTGCGCTTTGTGATTTCAGCCGCTGCATCAGCCGCGTTCCAGGAGGTCAGGTCCTCGTTCATGGCGATGTAGTCCCTGCCGTCGTAGGCGTATTGGTGGTACGCGCGGAGGAGGCGTCCGTCGGGTCCCACATCACAGCCTCTAATCCTCTGGAAGATGTGAGACCCTGACCCCGCCCCGAGGTCAGCCCCGCACCAAGttcagccccgccccgcccgccccgcggggACTGAATCTAAAACTGAGAGTGAAATCGGGTCACAGTCCCCGCGGGCACCTCCCGGGTGGGGGTCGGGCGGGTCCCGCCGTATCGGGGTGATGCTCGGACGCGACCCTGGCCCGTCCGTGGGGAGGGGAATCGTGACGGGCCCGGCGGCGGCTCACCGTCCTCGCTCTGGTTGTAGTAGCCGAGCAGGGTCTGCAGTTTCACTCGGAAACGGTGTTCTTCTCTCTTGGCTTCCAGCGTCTCCTCCTCCCAGTACTCCGGGTGCTCCCGCTCCATCCACGGCTGCTGCATCCACGGCGCCCGCGGCTCCATCCTCCCACTCGCCGCGTCGCTGTCGAACCGCACGAACTGCGTGTCGTCCACGAAGCCGACGGAGAGGTACCGGGGCTCCCCGCGGCCGGGCCGGGACACGGCGGTGCTGAAATACCTCAtggagtgggggcctggggggcggacggggggcagggccggggctggacACGCGCCTTCCcgggcccgcgcccccgccgggTCCCCTCGCTCCTCCCCGCACAGCCGCCCCCTCCGACCCCGCACTGACCGGCCCGGCTGGGGGTCAGGACCAGCGCCCCcgagagcagcaggaggagggtggggggccgcAGGACCCGCATCCTTGGCGTCGGGGGACCGTCTGATCCCAGGGGCTCCTGGAGATGTCCTAACCTGGAAGCAGACAGCCAATGGGAGTGAGTAGTGCGGGTGCGTCATGCGTATCCGGGAAGGAGGACTCAGCAGGGATGTGAGATGGAGAGGGAACCCCAGGGAGAAGGGGAGCCCCAACCCTGAgcggctctgctccaggctcctccctgggctgaGACCTGAGCgcccggcctgggcctgggaccgGGCTGCCCTCCTCCTGCAGGGGGAGCTCTCCGCCCACTCCCCCTCAAGGAGCATCAGGCTGGGGCTCTGAGCTCCACTTCCCCCAGAACAGGGAGGGAGGCGGCCATAAAGCTGTGGCAGCTTCTGTGAGTGAACAGCAAGGGTCCCTCAGGCACAGCCCGCAGGGGCCAGGGGCGGGCTCAGGGAGTGACGTCAATCAGAGGCCCCGTCTTCACGCCCCTAGAGACCCCTGACGCCATTACCGAGGACAAGCAGGGAGACTCCAGGTTTTTAAAATCCCGGAGTCACCAAAGCCCTTTCCCTTCAGGAGCAGTGGGTGCAGCTCATGAAACTGCTGTGCAGGCCGCACGGGAGGGGCCAGTGAGCCCCGTCCCCTCAGCTCCTGCGCCTCCAGATCCGCTCCTCTTCTCACCTCCCCACTCGCTGGCTCAGGACACCGGGACCCCCCGCATTGAGTTCTCAGGACCCCGTTCCCTCATGTGTGACACGGATGGTGGCAGGACCAGGGGGaggtcccagggcaggggtgggagctcCGGCCTCTGGACCCCACCGCTCCCACCTGGTGTCCAGGTCCCTCAGGAGTGAGCTCAGTGCCCCTGGGGACGGTGCTTCCCACCCTgcgcctctgcctcctcctgggagaGGGGAACGGGGACCTGAGTGCAGAACAGAGGTGAAGGGGGTGCGCCCACCATGTGCTCTCCATGCTCACTGTGCTCACACGGCTGGGACAGGGAGCTCTCACACAGAGTTCATAGGAGGAGCAGAAGCCACGGTGACGGGAGAAGGGACTGGGCTCCATGGTGGATTGTCTGTGGCGACCTGGGATGAGAGGATAGAACATTAAAGTGTCAGATGGGAAGGACAGAGCCGGCATGTTGGGCCCGTCAAACTATTGGACAAATAGAGATGGTCTCTCCAGCAATTTCTCTCCCTTTGCTGCCTCACGTGCACAGAGCAACTCTCACTCCCACCACAGAGAGCGCGCAGAGAGGAAAGAGCCCCACCGCCCAGGGAGACGGAGACACTGCAGCCCAAGGCAGGGTTTCAGGAGGAAACACACAAGGTCCTGACATcaccggccagcgtggctcagtggctgggcaCCCCCCCATGCACCCAGGGATGGCCACTTCCGTTCCCAGTcgggcacaggcctggggagcagctcagtccccagtggggtgcgttCTGGAGGCAGCAGATGTTcctcatcaacgtttctctctctctctccctctgcttcccgCTCTCCTTACAAATCACTGAAACATACAGTGTTAGGTGGTCTGTATATCATGTTATTACACCACAGACTAGGATTCTGGGTGAAtatgtgtctgtgagtctgtgtgtgtgtgtgtgtgtgtgtgtgtgtgtgtgtgaagggaccTTATCTATGTCAGAGTTTTAAAGTTATCACCCAAATTCTACACACCAATGTCATCAGTTTTACAATGGTTTTCACacccaagcctccagctcggTCAGGTCTGAGAAGAGAAGCAGACCCTCTGCACACGGTGAGCAGCTCAGTGGCCCTGGCCGTCCTACCCTTGGCTCAGATCCCAAAGGGAGCCCCGTGTTGGGTCCCTCATTGTCGGGGACTCTAGGACACAGAGAGGTGCGGGAAGCCCAGCATTGGCGGAATCCACCCTGGgacactccccagcacatgctccccccaaccccccagccaAGCAGAGCGAGCAGAAGCAGCTCAGATGCAGGTGGGGCAGCGCCTGTCCTGCCCCATGGGACGACCACCCCAGTTCCATGTCCCCTCCTGGGACCACCCTCCTGTCCTGGTTTCTGCCCTGAGGGTGGACGTGAGGAAGACCTCACGGGGCTGGTCTTTGCTCCTGAGCTCTGGGCAGGGATGTGTCATCGAGGACGAGCCGGGGGCCCTGAGTCCATAGTTACAGGGACAGGGATCCTGGACCTTTTCCTCCCACAGAGAACCATTATCTTGTCACCTGAGGCACAGGTGACACTGTCTGCAGGGAGAGTCTGGGACGTCTCCAAAGAGAAGCGACTTTATCCCCACTCACATCTCTACCCGCCCCTGCGGCGATTATTGGTAATTTGGCCATTAATGTGTCAGATAGAGAAGGGAACCCGGGGGAAGGGGAGTTCCCAGCACTCCTGAGGTGGGCCTGAGGTGAGTCACTGAGTAAGCTGGCGACGCCTCCCTGTCCTGACCAGCAGAGGGCGCGCTGACACGGATCCCATTTTGTGGGAAGCCAACCCCATGGATTCCTGCGCCCCCACCCGGTTTGAGGAAGCCAACCCCAAGCCTGTGATACCCTCTCCCAGGTCTGGTCCATCGACCTTCCTTCCTGAAGGCTGTCCTCatggcctcaccagcagctgaaGGACGGGCAGGAACCGCCTGTGCTCCCTGTGGACCGTCTGAGTCCCGAGTCACAGCTGTTCTCTGGGGTGAACGGAAACCCACggtttcgccgaaaccggtttcgctcagtggatagtgtcggcctgcgaactcaggggcatgtaccttggttgcgggcacgtccccagtggggggtgtgcaggaggcagctgatcgatgtttctgactctctatcgctctctcttcctctctgtaaaaaatcaataaaatatattttttaaaaaaagaaacccacgGTTTCGTCACAGTCCTCCCCCTCCATTCATTGTAGAGTCACACCCCATTCCCACGGGGGCCCCGTCCTCAGGGCTCCCCTGCTCCCACCGTCAGGCTGACACCAGGATGGGCACAGGCTGAGCCTCTCCCCTGGGTCAGGAAGCTGGTCTCTCCCTGATGGAACCGCCACGGTCCTTCCTACGGGGCCCAGGGATGTTCGGCCTGGAGCCTGTCCCCTGTGAGCTGTGCTGACGCTGCTCAGAGTCCTGGGACCCCTAATGTCCACGCGGCCCCACAGGAGACCATGATGTGCTTCCTTACTCACCCACAGAGTCCTGCGCTTTGGTGACTCACTGTATAACCActagctctcctcctcctccgcattgtcttcccctttcttcttcttccccttccttcttcatTTTCGTGTTCTTGTTGTAgttgttgttcttcttcctcctcctcctccttctcctcctcctccttttccccttcttcttccaGTTCTGCTTCTTTTTTTGAGGTTTTACCCTGGAAAGAATTATCCTTGACATGCAGACAGGATTTAGGGAAATTAATAATTAGGACAGACAGAGAGATACCCTCAGAATCTAAAagtgagaaagaacaacaacaaaaaagggaaattgtgtgtaaaaaacaaagataaaaatttttaaatatattttattgattttttacagagaggaagagagagggataaagagttagaaacatcgatgagagagaaacatcgatcagctgcctcctgcacaccccctactggggatgtgcctgcaaccaaggtacatgcccttgaccggaatcgaacctgggacccttgagtccgcaggccgacgctctatccactgagccaaaccggtttcggccaaagataaatttttaataatagatGAAAAGATGAAGGATCACATGCGCAGAGAGACGTGGACAAATCCCATGTATACAGTGGATTTGCACAGGGTGACGGTGGGATCAACAACACTCACAGAACATTCCAGTCCTCAGCGGTCCCTCTTGAGTGTTATTTGGTCACACACTGGCTCCATCTCGACTCACTCCTCCCTAGATTTCTACTCCACAGATGACTTCCATCAACTTTTGAGGGAACAGAATGTTAAGGGTCCTCCTCTCTGCACCTGCTCTCTCTCCACATCATGTCCCCCCCTCATCCCAGTGGCTCTTGCGGTCGTAGCGTATCCACTCTCAGGGCTGCACGGTTCTGTCCTATGGACACACCACACTCCTCCTCTACTGCTCATGCGCATTTGTCTTATATACAGATTTTGCAAATTGTGTAGCTACGAGTAAGTTCTTCATATGTTCTggcacacatatgtatgtatgtcttTGGAGATATGACAAGGAGTTCAATTGCTGGGGCATTGGATGTACAGAGTACTGCTAAATGCTTTATGTATTGACTGCTGCCAAAGCATTTTCACAGAATTTGAAACAAC is a window from the Eptesicus fuscus isolate TK198812 chromosome 21, DD_ASM_mEF_20220401, whole genome shotgun sequence genome containing:
- the LOC114229502 gene encoding saoe class I histocompatibility antigen, A alpha chain-like isoform X4, translating into MRVLRPPTLLLLLSGALVLTPSRAGPHSMRYFSTAVSRPGRGEPRYLSVGFVDDTQFVRFDSDAASGRMEPRAPWMQQPWMEREHPEYWEEETLEAKREEHRFRVKLQTLLGYYNQSEDGSHIFQRIRGCDVGPDGRLLRAYHQYAYDGRDYIAMNEDLTSWNAADAAAEITKRKWEASSALERKRSYLEGDCVKWLLIHLDKGKETLLRADPPKAHVTHHPVSAREVTLRCWARGFYPADISLTWQRDGEDQTQDMELVETRPAGDGTFQKWAAVEVPPGEEQRYTCHVQHEGLPEPLTLRWEPPPQTFISIILGIAGGLVLLGAVAGAVMWGRRRSGGKGGSCAKAASGDSAQGSDVSLWASKA
- the LOC114229502 gene encoding saoe class I histocompatibility antigen, A alpha chain-like isoform X3, with the translated sequence MRVLRPPTLLLLLSGALVLTPSRAGPHSMRYFSTAVSRPGRGEPRYLSVGFVDDTQFVRFDSDAASGRMEPRAPWMQQPWMEREHPEYWEEETLEAKREEHRFRVKLQTLLGYYNQSEDGSHIFQRIRGCDVGPDGRLLRAYHQYAYDGRDYIAMNEDLTSWNAADAAAEITKRKWEASSALERKRSYLEGDCVKWLLIHLDKGKETLLRADPPKAHVTHHPVSAREVTLRCWARGFYPADISLTWQRDGEDQTQDMELVETRPAGDGTFQKWAAVEVPPGEEQRYTCHVQHEGLPEPLTLRWEPPPQTFISIILGIAGGLVLLGAVAGAVMWGRRRSAGGKGGSCAKAASGDSAQGSDVSLWASKA
- the LOC114229502 gene encoding saoe class I histocompatibility antigen, A alpha chain-like isoform X2, translated to MRVLRPPTLLLLLSGALVLTPSRAAPALPPVRPPGPHSMRYFSTAVSRPGRGEPRYLSVGFVDDTQFVRFDSDAASGRMEPRAPWMQQPWMEREHPEYWEEETLEAKREEHRFRVKLQTLLGYYNQSEDGSHIFQRIRGCDVGPDGRLLRAYHQYAYDGRDYIAMNEDLTSWNAADAAAEITKRKWEASSALERKRSYLEGDCVKWLLIHLDKGKETLLRADPPKAHVTHHPVSAREVTLRCWARGFYPADISLTWQRDGEDQTQDMELVETRPAGDGTFQKWAAVEVPPGEEQRYTCHVQHEGLPEPLTLRWEPPPQTFISIILGIAGGLVLLGAVAGAVMWGRRRSGGKGGSCAKAASGDSAQGSDVSLWASKA
- the LOC114229502 gene encoding saoe class I histocompatibility antigen, A alpha chain-like isoform X1, with protein sequence MRVLRPPTLLLLLSGALVLTPSRAAPALPPVRPPGPHSMRYFSTAVSRPGRGEPRYLSVGFVDDTQFVRFDSDAASGRMEPRAPWMQQPWMEREHPEYWEEETLEAKREEHRFRVKLQTLLGYYNQSEDGSHIFQRIRGCDVGPDGRLLRAYHQYAYDGRDYIAMNEDLTSWNAADAAAEITKRKWEASSALERKRSYLEGDCVKWLLIHLDKGKETLLRADPPKAHVTHHPVSAREVTLRCWARGFYPADISLTWQRDGEDQTQDMELVETRPAGDGTFQKWAAVEVPPGEEQRYTCHVQHEGLPEPLTLRWEPPPQTFISIILGIAGGLVLLGAVAGAVMWGRRRSAGGKGGSCAKAASGDSAQGSDVSLWASKA